A window from Electrophorus electricus isolate fEleEle1 chromosome 7, fEleEle1.pri, whole genome shotgun sequence encodes these proteins:
- the coq3 gene encoding ubiquinone biosynthesis O-methyltransferase, mitochondrial — MYCNTFGRFACRVFRESRFQCPMNKGQGTMSKRLATWTSCKHYKQFLERHLSNLKFMGVATRLVQHVRTVSHSTLDPAEVRKFQAMANKWWDLQGDFAALHSLNDLRVPFIRDNLLNVHSVHPISKPLAGLRILDVGCGGGLLTEPLGRLGAVVLGIDPVEDNVRIAELHASHDPVLQDHVQYRACTLEELADEEEEHFDAVLASEVLEHLADLDTFIHCCHCVLKPGGSLFITTINRTQLSYVSSIVLAEWLLRIVPGGTHDWDKFITPVELERLLESSGFCVESLRGMFYNPACGAWSWQKSTAVNYALHALKQRAEPQQDHIQPESDGLDASAHTDGPHQYNIRTAGRDTHTHTT, encoded by the exons ATGTATTGCAATACATTTGGACGCTTCGCTTGTAGGGTCTTTCGTGAGTCAAGATTCCAATGTCCCATGAACAAGGGACAAGGCACAATGTCAAAGCGTCTCGCCACCTGGACGTCATGCAAACACTACAAGCAGTTTCTTGAACGCCATTTGTCTAATCTAAAGTTTATGGGAGTCGCAACTAG ACTTGTCCAACATGTACGGACAGTTTCGCACAGTACTCTCGACCCGGCCGAGGTGAGGAAGTTCCAGGCTATGGCCAACAAATGGTGGGATCTTCAGGGTGACTTTGCTGCGCTTCACTCGTTGAACGACCTGCGAGTGCCATTCATCCG GGATAATCTGTTGAATGTACACAGTGTGCATCCTATAAGCAAACCCCTGGCTGGACTAAGAATCCTGGATGTTGGCTGTGGTGGCGGTTTACTTACTGAG CCACTGGGCCGGCTGGGTGCTGTTGTGTTGGGTATTGACCCTGTGGAAGACAATGTGCGTATCGCAGAGCTGCATGCCTCCCATGACCCAGTGCTGCAGGATCATGTGCAGTACCGGGCCTGCACACTGGAGGAGCTGGCTGACGAGGAGGAAGAGCACTTTGATGCAGTGCTGGCATCTGAGGTGCTTGAACACCTAGCTGACCTCGACACCTTCATCCACTGCTGTCACTGTGTGCTGAAG CCTGGTGGCTCTCTCTTCATCACCACCATAAATCGCACACAGCTCTCTTATGTGTCGAGCATTGTGCTCGCTGAGTGGCTGCTCCGAATCGTCCCCGGAGGAACTCATGACTGGGACAAATTCATCACCCCTGTGGAGCTGGAGAGATTGTTGGAGTCCT CTGGTTTCTGTGTTGAGTCTCTCCGGGGTATGTTCTATAACCCCGCCTGTGGAGCTTGGAGCTGGCAGAAGAGCACAGCTGTGAACTACGCTCTGCATGCTCTCAAACAGAGGGCGGAGCCCCAGCAAGACCACATCCAACCCGAGAGCGATGGGCTGGATGCGTCCGCCCACACTGATGGTCCGCACCAATACAACATCCGTACAGctgggagagacacacacactcacactacataG